Proteins co-encoded in one Arachis hypogaea cultivar Tifrunner chromosome 13, arahy.Tifrunner.gnm2.J5K5, whole genome shotgun sequence genomic window:
- the LOC140177502 gene encoding protein MAIN-LIKE 1-like, whose translation MTRPPEQIRPYLRLAGFEYVAYMVEFEHDWPLALGLIERWMSKCHTFHLPCREITITLQDVAYQLGLRIDGDPVSGCIGGWEQHHQGRTIEELFCGELEQDAIEERLLRYTRGYIMQLIGGILFPYESDSRVHIRWLPLLKDLETCGRLSWGSAVLTWLYRQMCRATEHGQRNLGGCVSLLLSWAYHHILLLRPDGCDTHWFSLVERWVQYRPDNARGESRLRHYRRTLNRIGMLNLIGLVPPAIAEVEASTVVVCPLLCFAIVKWHQVDRWEHIELFGLGDQHLVVAGVVPEDLPIHHPLAPDLHQPEDGHLPEMRPAAGGGRGRGRGRARGRGRHGARRGRQGGNEVHRNRDPVSQPAHRAEDAG comes from the exons ATGACACGACCACCGGAGCAGATTAGGCCATATCTCAGACTAGCCGGGTTTGAGTATGTGGCCTATATGGTCGAATTCGAGCACGATTGGCCACTTGCTTTGGGGTTGATAGAAAGGTGGATGTCTAAGTGCCACACGTTTCATCTACCGTGCAGGGAGATAACTATCACCCTGCAAGACGTGGCCTATCAACTGGGACTCAGGATCGACGGTGATCCTGTGAGTGGATGCATTGGTGGGTGGGAGCAGCACCATCAGGGACGGACCATTGAGGAGTTAT TTTGTGGAGAGCTGGAGCAGGACGCCATAGAGGAGCGCCTATTGAGGTACACGAGAGGATACATCATGCAGTTGATAGGGGGTATCCTATTCCCATATGAATCTGACTCTCGGGTGCACATCAGGTGGCTCCCCCTACTGAAGGACCTTGAGACGTGTGGCCGGTTATCGTGGGGCTCGGCTGTGCTGACATGGCTGTACCGCCAAATGTGCCGGGCCACGGAGCATGGTCAGCGCAATTTGGGTGGCTGCGTCAGCTTGCTGCTGTCCTGGGCCTATCACCATATTCTGCTGCTACGGCCCGATGGCTGTGATACTCATTGGTTTTCTCTGGTCGAGAG GTGGGTCCAGTATCGGCCGGACAATGCCAGAGGCGAAAGTAGGCTTAGGCATTACAGGCGTACCCTGAACAGGATTGGGATGCTGAAT CTTATTGGTCTAGTTCCACCAGCGATAGCTGAGGTGGAGGCCTCGACGGTGGTTGTATGTCCACTGCTTTGCTTCGCTATCGTCAAGTGGCATCAGGTGGACCGG TGGGAGCACATAGAGTTATTCGGTCTGGGTGACCAGCACCTAGTGGTGGCTGGGGTTGTGCCAGAGGACCTACCCATCCACCATCCACTTGCCCCAGATCTACATCAACCAGAGGATGGTCACCTTCCGGAGATGAGGCCAGCTGCTGGAGGAGGGAGAGGTAGGGGGCGAGGGAGAGCCAGGGGGAGAGGTAGACACGGTGCAAGGCGGGGGAGGCAGGGTGGCAACGAGGTTCACCGCAACAGAGACCCCGTCAGCCAGCCAGCTCACCGGGCAGAGGATGCAGGCTAG
- the LOC140177501 gene encoding uncharacterized protein has translation MVKFDITINIKVLRGSVENHFGYKASYKKVWLAKQRVIARIYGDWEESDNELPRWLFTMQMYLPGKIYFKFGYSLLNNSDIYFKFGYSLLNNSDMYNKPTKYVSLGTWVQPVTQPWPGSADTVMFHRVFWTFSPCVEAFKHYKPLLSIDGTHLYGKYGGTLLMAIAQDGNANILPIAFAVVEGETKEAWASFLSYLREHVTPQPGILVISDRHKSIDGTLNTEGSLWKPPHAFQAFCTRHIASNFMIHFKNKDLKKVLINAAYLKSQHELAYYFGRLEEMPRSQWAQYADEGRQFDHTSPNPSSPPYNRPVIQLGTIIVKSIMSWVSNMGW, from the coding sequence ATGGTCAAATTCGATATAACAATCAACATCAAGGTTCTCCGAGGTAGTGTGGAGAATCACTTTGGTTACAAGGCGTCCTATAAAAAGGTTTGGCTTGCAAAACAGAGAGTCATTGCTAGAATATATGGCGATTGGGAGGAGTCAGACAACGAGCTTCCTCGTTGGTTATTCACTATGCAGATGTACTTGCCTGGTAAAATTTATTTCAAGTTTGGTTATTCGCTATTAAATAATTCAGACATTTATTTCAAGTTTGGTTATTCGCTATTAAATAATTCAGACATGTACAATAAGCCTACTAAATATGTCTCTTTAGGTACTTGGGTGCAACCAGTGACACAGCCTTGGCCTGGTTCCGCTGACACTGTCATGTTTCATCGGGTCTTTTGGACGTTTTCACCGTGTGTTGAGGCTTTCAAGCATTACAAGCCACTTCTTTCCATTGATGGAACTCACTTATATGGTAAATATGGTGGGACCTTGCTAATGGCCATAGCTCAAGATGGCAACGCAAACATTCTGCCTATTGCATTTGCCGTTGTTGAGGGTGAGACAAAGGAGGCGTGGGCGTCCTTTCTTTCGTATCTGCGGGAGCATGTGACACCACAACCTGGGATCTTAGTGATTTCAGATAGACACAAATCCATTGATGGTACACTGAACACCGAAGGGAGTTTATGGAAACCACCTCACGCCTTCCAAGCGTTTTGTACAAGACACATTGCATCCAACTTCATGATTCACTTTAAGAACAAAGACTTGAAGAAGGTTCTGATTAACGCGGCGTATTTGAAGTCGCAGCATGAGCTCGCTTATTATTTTGGCCGGCTAGAAGAAATGCCACGGTCACAGTGGGCACAGTATGCTGATGAGGGTCGTCAATTCGATCACACATCTCCCAACCCATCATCACCTCCCTACAACAGACCCGTCATCCAGTTAGGCACCATCATCGTGAAATCAATCATGTCCTGGGTATCCAATATGGGCTGGTAG